A part of Setaria viridis chromosome 8, Setaria_viridis_v4.0, whole genome shotgun sequence genomic DNA contains:
- the LOC117833450 gene encoding short integuments 2, mitochondrial isoform X2, whose protein sequence is MNRWLNHFESCKKDCISINAHSSSSVNQLLGLAELKLKEAILKEPTLLIMVVGVPNVGKSALINSIHRIANSRFPVNDKIKRATVGPLPGVTQDIAGYKIASQPSIYVLDTPGVLVPSIPDMETGLKLALTGAVKDSVVGEERIAKYLLSILNIRKTPLHWERLLHRREELHEEICSLNENDSRDSLRRRRVNNSDAVYVQDLVMEVQRTLCSTFLDFTGNTEEESELESLIDMQLMALRKVFRIPHKPFDETQGPTSKKLLTLFRSGKLGPFILDDLPDEQ, encoded by the exons ATGAAT AGGTGGCTTAATCATTTTGAATCATGCAAGAAGGATTGTATTTCAATAAATGCACATAGCAGCAGTTCTGTTAATCAG CTTCTTGGGCTTGCTGAACTGAAACTAAAGGAAGCAATCTTGAAAGAGCCTACACTTCTTATTATGGTTGTTGGTGTCCCTAATGTTGGCAAGTCTGCGCTCATAAATTCCATTCACAGAATTGCTAATTCTCGATTTCCAG TGAACGACAAAATCAAGCGGGCTACAGTGGGGCCACTGCCAGGTGTCACTCAAGATATTGCAGGATATAAG ATTGCAAGTCAGCCAAGTATTTATGTGCTTGATACACCTGGTGTTCTTGTGCCAAGCATACCAGATATGGAGACAGGTCTAAAGCTTGCTTTAACAG GGGCTGTTAAAGACTCGGTAGTCGGAGAAGAACGTATAGCAAAATATTTACTATCTATTCTTAATATTAGAAAAACACCCCTACACTGGGAGCGGTTGCTGCACAGGAGAGAAGAGTTGCATGAAGAAATATGCAGCCTTAATGAAAATGACTCTAGGGATTCACTAAGGAGGAGACGTGTGAATAACTCTGATGCAGTATACGTTCAG GATTTAGTGATGGAGGTCCAGAGGACGCTATGCAGTACATTCCTGGACTTCACTGGCAACACCGAGGAAGAGAGCGAACTGGAAAGCCTCATAGACATGCAGCTCATGGCTCTTCGCAAGGTGTTCAGGATACCTCACAAACCATTTGATGAGACCCAGGGCCCTACCTCGAAGAAGCTGCTGACCCTCTTCAGGTCAGGGAAGCTTGGTCCGTTCATCCTCGACGACCTTCCGGATGAGCAGTAA
- the LOC117833450 gene encoding short integuments 2, mitochondrial isoform X1, translated as MRGLTRAAKRAGEMAFNAGGGTVNWFPGHMAAASRAIRDRLKLADLVIEVRDARIPLSSANEDLQPVLSAKRRILALSKKDLANPNIMNRWLNHFESCKKDCISINAHSSSSVNQLLGLAELKLKEAILKEPTLLIMVVGVPNVGKSALINSIHRIANSRFPVNDKIKRATVGPLPGVTQDIAGYKIASQPSIYVLDTPGVLVPSIPDMETGLKLALTGAVKDSVVGEERIAKYLLSILNIRKTPLHWERLLHRREELHEEICSLNENDSRDSLRRRRVNNSDAVYVQDLVMEVQRTLCSTFLDFTGNTEEESELESLIDMQLMALRKVFRIPHKPFDETQGPTSKKLLTLFRSGKLGPFILDDLPDEQ; from the exons ATGAGGGGCCTGACCCGCGCGGCGAAGCGCGCCGGCGAGATGGCCTTCAACGCCGGCGGAGGTACCGTCAACTGGTTCCCGGGTcacatggccgccgcctcccgcgccatCCGGGACCGCCTCAAGCTCGCCGACCTCGTCATCGAGGTCCGCGACGCACGC ATTCCATTATCCTCAGCAAATGAAGACCTTCAACCAGTGCTTTCAGCTAAAAGGCGTATTCTTGCTCTAAGCAAGAAGGATCTAGCGAACCCCAATATAATGAAT AGGTGGCTTAATCATTTTGAATCATGCAAGAAGGATTGTATTTCAATAAATGCACATAGCAGCAGTTCTGTTAATCAG CTTCTTGGGCTTGCTGAACTGAAACTAAAGGAAGCAATCTTGAAAGAGCCTACACTTCTTATTATGGTTGTTGGTGTCCCTAATGTTGGCAAGTCTGCGCTCATAAATTCCATTCACAGAATTGCTAATTCTCGATTTCCAG TGAACGACAAAATCAAGCGGGCTACAGTGGGGCCACTGCCAGGTGTCACTCAAGATATTGCAGGATATAAG ATTGCAAGTCAGCCAAGTATTTATGTGCTTGATACACCTGGTGTTCTTGTGCCAAGCATACCAGATATGGAGACAGGTCTAAAGCTTGCTTTAACAG GGGCTGTTAAAGACTCGGTAGTCGGAGAAGAACGTATAGCAAAATATTTACTATCTATTCTTAATATTAGAAAAACACCCCTACACTGGGAGCGGTTGCTGCACAGGAGAGAAGAGTTGCATGAAGAAATATGCAGCCTTAATGAAAATGACTCTAGGGATTCACTAAGGAGGAGACGTGTGAATAACTCTGATGCAGTATACGTTCAG GATTTAGTGATGGAGGTCCAGAGGACGCTATGCAGTACATTCCTGGACTTCACTGGCAACACCGAGGAAGAGAGCGAACTGGAAAGCCTCATAGACATGCAGCTCATGGCTCTTCGCAAGGTGTTCAGGATACCTCACAAACCATTTGATGAGACCCAGGGCCCTACCTCGAAGAAGCTGCTGACCCTCTTCAGGTCAGGGAAGCTTGGTCCGTTCATCCTCGACGACCTTCCGGATGAGCAGTAA